One region of Aphelocoma coerulescens isolate FSJ_1873_10779 chromosome 12, UR_Acoe_1.0, whole genome shotgun sequence genomic DNA includes:
- the CHCHD4 gene encoding mitochondrial intermembrane space import and assembly protein 40 codes for MSYCRQEGKDRIIFATKEDHETPSSAELVADDPDDPYEEQGLILPNGDINWNCPCLGGMASGPCGEQFKSAFSCFHYSTEEIKGSDCVDQFRAMQECMQKYPDLYPQEDENDEKSSKDLEAASMEASAAKEEKGSS; via the exons ATGTCCTACTGCAGGCAGGAAG GAAAAGACAGAATAATATTTGCAACCAAGGAGGACCATGAGACACCAAGCAGTGCTGAGCTGGTTGCAGATGACCCAGATGACCCTTACGAAGAACAAG GATTGATATTGCCCAATGGAGATATCAATTGGAATTGCCCATGTCTGGGTGGAATGGCTAGTGGTCCCTGTGGGGAGCAGTTCAAGTCAGCCTTTTCTTGTTTCCACTATAGCACAGAAGAAATAAAGGGATCAGACTGTGTGGACCAATTCCGTGCCATGCAGGAATGCATGCAAAAGTACCCAGATCTTTACCCTCAAGAGGATGAAAATGATGAGAAGTCCAGCAAAGATTTGGAAGCTGCCTCTATGGAGGCCTCTGCTGCCAAAGAGGAGAAGGGATCCAGCTAA